agtgtagattcactcactttgcttcgTATATAATCCATATTGAAATCTTTTAAAAGACTTAGTTAGTAAAAAAAAGTATGGAACACATGTGAAATTACCTTGAGCAGAACAGCGTCGGCCGGGGGAATGTGCTCGAACATATCGCCCGCGATGAACCGCACCTCTCCGTCGGCGGGGGCCTCCGCGACGACGTGTGGGAGATCCAGGACGCTGCACTCGACGTGCGGGAACGCTGCCGCGATGGCCTTTGCGATGGTGCCGGTGCCGCCGCCGACGTCGACCATCGAGCGCACCCCGGAGAAGACGTCACGCGCGCGGCCCTCCCTCAGGAGCACCTCCACGACGAAGCGGCTGTCGTCGGTCATGCCGTCGCCTATCGTCCTGCTCAGGGCGGCGTCCCGCGCGGCCATTTCCCACATGTCCTCGCCGTGGTGCATCTCGAAGAAGGAGCGCGGCTGCTCGTCGTCCATGAACCACGCGCTCATGCCGGAGAACGGCGCGGTGAGGTTCGGGTCGACCATGAGGGACACGAGGCGGGGCAGCCCCGACGATGCTTcgccgtcgccgacaaggaggcggGAGGCTGCAGTGAGCCCGTAGACGACGGCGGCGCAGCCCGCGGGGTCGTCCGGCTGCTGGTTTTGGACGGAGAAGACGCCCGAGACGGTGAGCACGCGCATGAGACGGCGCAGGCGCGGGAGCCTGGAGGGAGGGAGCGCGATAATAGTGGCCAGCTCGCCGAGCGTggcgccgccgccgtggccgtggATGGCGCCGGGAATGCCGAGCTCTATGGCGCATTTGAGCGCCATGGACTTGACGAAGCCGTAGGCGTGGATGCAGAGCTCGGCGTGGCCTTGGAGCATGTCGTCGGTGCTGATGAGCTTGTAATCGCCGGTGAGCGCCATGGAGTGCTACGTGCAGGGTGGTTGTTCTTAGCTCGTTCTTCGTACTTGTTGGTAGATCTCCGGCCGGTACTGCTCGCTAAATAGTCTGCCAGTCACCACTCATGAACTGAATCTTGCTCCGATTTTAATATTCATCACGAGAAAGTGCAGTTGCATTTTAAGATTGACGAAATCTAGCCCTCCCTCATAGAATATTACTGAAGATTGAACATAGGTGGACCGGAAGCGACATGGTGACATCTTCTCTTATGAAGAAGAATTCTCGTTTGGCCAGATAGTTCTTTCACTCCATGTAAGCAGGCTGGTAGAGAGGTGGATGGTGGCATTGACCATTGACACCGAGGTTACATTCTCTCCGGGTGAAAATCCATAATTTCACCTCCCTCGAAAACCATGAGGAAGAGATCAGACGGTGCACGTTGTTTTCCCGTCCTGTCCGATGTTGGCTCCAAGTTCGGCTTTTGGGCAATAGCCCTAGGTCTGACTTTGTGAATGTACTAGTCAACATCAGCATACGAGGGACTTCCTTCTCGAAGATGTTCTCTTGGAGTCTTGCGTCCTTTGTTAGGTCACATGTCGCTTCATGGGTGAATTACATCATAAAGTTTGCGGAAGGATTGTGGTGATACTATCGCAAAACATGTGCAATGCAGATGGCCTcaggtttttctttatttttattttatatgtCGATTTGTTCTGTTTTGATCCTTGGCTTTACTTATCATTAATTTTTATATGTTATGATGTTCCTACATACTTCGAGTCAAGTTCTCATTCGCCAATCAAGATCTAACTTCATTCATCAATTAGAAAAATTGTAATAAAATGAGTATACTAGAGCACAGAAGGACAACAAAAATCTCCAGTTCAATCAAG
This DNA window, taken from Triticum aestivum cultivar Chinese Spring chromosome 1D, IWGSC CS RefSeq v2.1, whole genome shotgun sequence, encodes the following:
- the LOC123172877 gene encoding O-methyltransferase ZRP4; protein product: MALTGDYKLISTDDMLQGHAELCIHAYGFVKSMALKCAIELGIPGAIHGHGGGATLGELATIIALPPSRLPRLRRLMRVLTVSGVFSVQNQQPDDPAGCAAVVYGLTAASRLLVGDGEASSGLPRLVSLMVDPNLTAPFSGMSAWFMDDEQPRSFFEMHHGEDMWEMAARDAALSRTIGDGMTDDSRFVVEVLLREGRARDVFSGVRSMVDVGGGTGTIAKAIAAAFPHVECSVLDLPHVVAEAPADGEVRFIAGDMFEHIPPADAVLLKSVMHDWRDDECVKILRRCKEAIPSREAGGKVIIINMVVGSEKSKGNSTKKEEAQALYDLFLMVFEGGEREEHEWEKIFLEAGFSGYNIIPVLGIRSIIEVYP